The proteins below come from a single Manduca sexta isolate Smith_Timp_Sample1 unplaced genomic scaffold, JHU_Msex_v1.0 HiC_scaffold_2222, whole genome shotgun sequence genomic window:
- the LOC115445823 gene encoding succinate dehydrogenase assembly factor 2-A, mitochondrial, translated as MEIPLYDVDKPQTLEKRKARLHYQSRKRGMLENDLLLSTFAKKYLDDFSEEQTMMYDRLINSPSNDWDIFYWIVEKKPTPKEFDNEIMNLLKRHAKNEERTALRQPDLH; from the exons ATGGAAATTCCTCTTTATGATGTAGACAAACCTCAAACCCTTGAGAAGCGTAAGGCAAG acTTCATTACCAATCGCGCAAAAGGGGAATGTTAGAAAATGATCTGTTGCTGAGCACTTTTGCCAAGAAATATTTAGATGATTTCTCTGAGGAGCAGACTATGATGTATGACCGCCTCATTAACTCACCAAGTAACGACTGGGACATCTTCTACTGGATCGTTGAGAAAAAACCAACTCCCAAAGAGTTTGATAATGAAATTATGAACCTCTTAAAGAGACATGCCAAGAATGAAGAAAGAACAGCTCTACGTCAACCTGACCTACACTAA
- the LOC119192005 gene encoding uncharacterized protein LOC119192005, whose protein sequence is MMIRLKDFIISTVERSFNHTDLKLHVQHEYVLSDFLNNSQSLLIQGFIADNELHLYNEIQKNEIKSVIFYKTSAIALTHDDFVKDVNIITLSSNAPESLYQILRTVYTPLLVKDDDVHSNKLQKHLSDLESVLKLLSYGKGPNNTNVILTIEDELEYWKTLGDRKDVSKKERESAHAFSELFEDICQELRFFYNFLYS, encoded by the exons ATGATGATTCGCTTGAAAGACTTTATTATATCAACAGTGG AACGCAGTTTCAACCACACAGATTTAAAGTTACACGTTCAACACGAATATGtattatctgattttttaaacaattctcAATCACTCTTGATTCAAGGTTTCATTGCTGATAATGAATTACATTTGTATAATGAA atacaaaaaaatgaaataaaatctgtaatattttataaaacatcggCTATAGCACTCACACACGATGATTTCGTAAAAgacgtaaatattataactttatcaAGTAATGCACCTGAATCATTATATCAGATTTTAAGGACTGTCTATACTCCTTTGCTTGTTAAG GATGACGACGTGCATtctaataaactacaaaaacatCTGTCTGATTTGGAGTCggttttaaaattgttgtcttaTGGTAAAGGACCCAACAACACGAATG tgataTTAACCATTGAAGATGAATTGGAGTATTGGAAAACATTGGGCGACAGAAAAGATGTTTCTAAAAAAGAAAGAGAATCCGCACACGCCTTTTCAGAATTATTTGAAGATATTTGTCAAGAACTCaggtttttttacaattttttatacagttaa